The following are from one region of the Thermoproteus uzoniensis 768-20 genome:
- the ppdK gene encoding pyruvate, phosphate dikinase, protein MPKKYVYDFEEADYRNKKLFGGKGASLIQMTQLGLRVPPGFIITTEACKDFFAPRRAEIAELEALLEKQPPPEVRDQAIGKLFALINGLDLPQGLWEEVLQHMRRLEEKVGRKFGDPENPLLVSVRSGAAVSMPGMMDTVLNLGLNDQTVKGLAKQTGNEWFAYDAYRRFVNMFGRIVLGIDDKLFSSAWEEIKKKYNAKEDPDVPLEGLKEAVERFKEIIRRQYGEFPQDPWEQLKLAIKAVFRSWDSPRAIFYRVAEKITPDVADCTAVNVVTMVFGNMGWDSGTGVVFSRDVATGENRLYGEFLPVAQGEDVVAGIRTPMDIEEFRKRFPHLYDELYKGVKLLEKANKDVQDVEFTVERGKLYFLQCRNAKMTPLARVKTAVDMAKEGVITKEEALLKVSPDHVLQLLYPRIDPKAKAQPIAKGLPASPGAVSGQLVFHPDDAVRWAREGKKVILARVETKPDDVHGFYAAVGILTSRGGMTSHAAVVARAIGKPAVVGAEALVIDEAAKTMSVGGQVFKEGDWVTIDGNTGNVYAGVVPTVEPELIPELEELLSWADEVRRLGVRANADLPEDAALARKFGARGIGLLRIERMFRKPERLDLLRKVILAETREERVKHLEPLYRMLKGDFKEIFKIMDGLPVIVRLIDPPLHEFLPKPEEVLQQIYEAKAAGRDTKELERLYARVKALQEANPMLGHRGVRVGVTYPEFYYYLSRAIAEAAAELKKEGHNPVVEIMIPQVSDVREIRYVKEKGILPALRDVEKETGVRLEVKIGTMVETVRAALTMDQIAKEVDFISFGTNDLTQAVFSFSRDDAENKFIPQYLDLKILDADPFETLDVAGVGKLVELAARTAKEVNPKIEVGVCGEHGGDPKSIYFFEKTAVDYVSASPFRVPLARLAAAQARILGGGKADRE, encoded by the coding sequence GAGGGCCGAGATAGCTGAGCTGGAGGCGCTCCTCGAGAAACAGCCTCCTCCCGAGGTGAGGGACCAGGCGATAGGCAAGCTCTTCGCGTTGATCAACGGTCTGGACTTGCCGCAAGGCCTCTGGGAGGAGGTCCTGCAACACATGAGGCGTCTCGAGGAGAAGGTGGGCAGGAAATTCGGCGATCCGGAGAACCCGTTGTTGGTCTCTGTGCGCTCCGGCGCGGCGGTCTCCATGCCCGGCATGATGGACACCGTGCTCAACCTGGGCCTCAACGACCAGACCGTCAAGGGGCTGGCCAAACAGACCGGCAACGAGTGGTTCGCGTACGACGCCTATAGGCGCTTCGTCAACATGTTCGGCAGAATAGTTCTGGGCATCGACGACAAGCTGTTCTCCTCGGCTTGGGAGGAGATAAAGAAGAAGTACAACGCCAAGGAGGACCCCGACGTACCTCTAGAGGGTTTGAAAGAGGCCGTCGAACGGTTTAAGGAGATAATAAGGAGACAATACGGCGAGTTCCCGCAAGACCCCTGGGAACAGCTCAAGCTGGCCATAAAGGCAGTCTTCCGCTCTTGGGACAGCCCACGCGCCATATTCTACAGAGTAGCCGAGAAGATAACGCCCGACGTGGCCGACTGCACCGCGGTCAACGTGGTGACGATGGTCTTTGGCAACATGGGCTGGGACTCCGGCACGGGCGTCGTGTTCTCGCGCGACGTGGCCACCGGCGAGAATAGGCTCTACGGCGAGTTCCTCCCCGTCGCCCAAGGCGAGGACGTAGTCGCCGGCATAAGGACCCCGATGGATATAGAGGAGTTCAGGAAGAGGTTCCCGCACCTATACGACGAGCTGTACAAGGGCGTGAAGTTGTTGGAGAAAGCCAACAAGGACGTACAAGACGTCGAGTTCACCGTGGAGAGGGGCAAACTCTACTTCCTCCAGTGTCGCAACGCGAAGATGACCCCGCTGGCCAGAGTCAAGACGGCGGTCGATATGGCCAAGGAAGGCGTTATCACCAAGGAGGAGGCCTTGTTGAAGGTATCGCCTGACCACGTACTCCAGTTGCTCTACCCGCGTATAGATCCCAAGGCCAAGGCCCAGCCGATAGCCAAAGGCCTCCCCGCGAGCCCCGGCGCCGTGTCGGGCCAGCTGGTGTTCCACCCAGACGACGCCGTGAGGTGGGCGCGCGAGGGCAAGAAGGTGATCTTGGCCAGAGTGGAGACTAAGCCGGACGACGTCCACGGCTTCTACGCGGCTGTCGGCATCTTGACGAGCAGAGGAGGGATGACCTCCCACGCCGCCGTCGTGGCCAGAGCCATCGGCAAGCCGGCAGTGGTCGGCGCTGAGGCCTTGGTAATCGACGAGGCGGCCAAGACCATGAGCGTCGGCGGGCAGGTGTTCAAGGAAGGCGACTGGGTCACCATAGACGGCAACACGGGCAACGTCTACGCCGGGGTGGTGCCCACGGTGGAGCCCGAGCTGATACCGGAGCTGGAGGAGCTGTTGAGCTGGGCCGACGAGGTCAGAAGGCTCGGCGTGAGGGCCAACGCCGATCTGCCCGAGGACGCCGCCCTGGCCAGGAAGTTCGGCGCTAGGGGCATAGGGCTTTTGAGGATAGAGCGAATGTTTAGAAAGCCGGAGAGGCTCGATCTGCTTCGCAAAGTGATACTGGCCGAGACCCGCGAGGAGAGGGTCAAACACCTAGAGCCGCTGTACAGGATGCTGAAGGGCGACTTCAAGGAGATTTTCAAGATCATGGACGGCTTGCCCGTCATCGTCAGGTTGATAGACCCGCCGCTCCACGAATTCCTGCCGAAGCCCGAGGAGGTCCTGCAACAGATATACGAGGCAAAGGCCGCCGGCAGGGACACAAAGGAGCTGGAGCGGCTCTACGCCAGAGTCAAGGCGTTGCAGGAGGCCAACCCGATGTTGGGCCACCGCGGCGTGCGCGTCGGCGTGACCTACCCCGAGTTCTACTACTACCTCTCCAGGGCTATAGCTGAGGCCGCCGCCGAGCTCAAGAAGGAGGGGCACAACCCGGTGGTGGAGATAATGATACCGCAGGTAAGCGACGTGAGGGAGATAAGATATGTCAAGGAAAAGGGCATACTCCCCGCACTGCGCGACGTGGAGAAGGAGACAGGCGTGAGGCTGGAGGTCAAGATAGGCACTATGGTGGAGACCGTGAGGGCCGCCCTCACCATGGACCAGATAGCTAAGGAGGTCGACTTCATAAGCTTCGGGACCAACGACCTGACCCAGGCCGTCTTCAGCTTCAGCAGAGACGACGCCGAGAACAAGTTCATACCGCAGTATCTAGATCTCAAGATACTCGACGCCGACCCCTTCGAGACGCTGGACGTGGCAGGCGTCGGCAAGCTGGTGGAGCTGGCCGCGCGGACCGCCAAGGAGGTGAACCCCAAGATAGAGGTCGGCGTATGCGGCGAGCACGGCGGCGATCCCAAGTCCATATACTTCTTCGAAAAGACCGCGGTGGATTACGTCAGCGCCTCGCCGTTCAGAGTGCCTCTAGCGAGGCTCGCGGCGGCTCAGGCGAGGATACTGGGCGGCGGCAAGGCCGATAGGGAATAA
- the amrS gene encoding AmmeMemoRadiSam system radical SAM enzyme: protein MPIYSWPRPAYKPSAELLRLPNVRPSPYQIPAGGAAICTLCHRKCRLEPGAVGACGVRFNLGGRLYTAVYGLLTAAESRPVEIKPLFHFYPGTSAMTISTWGCNFPCAWCQNWQLSKAASLTGTYAPPEKIVEWALENGDSGVNVSFNEPTLLAEYAEDLFRLARARGLHASINTNGYLSEEAVERLAKAGMEAMNVDIKGGRSTYRRWLAAELDKVLATSRLAKSLGVHLEFTYLVIPGVNDGDAEEVIDAVASFGRDTPLHVTAYYPAHRLNNPPTPPEMVEEIWRRARRELDYVYVGNLPGHPGQHTYCPNCGYPVIKRAGDRAVRIELRDGKCPRCGREIPIRGRPGRYGRLYRAYI, encoded by the coding sequence GTGCCTATATACTCCTGGCCCCGGCCCGCGTACAAGCCGAGCGCCGAATTGTTGAGGTTGCCTAACGTGAGGCCGTCGCCTTACCAGATCCCGGCGGGCGGCGCCGCCATCTGTACGTTGTGCCACAGGAAGTGCAGGCTGGAGCCGGGAGCCGTCGGGGCCTGCGGCGTTAGGTTCAACTTAGGCGGGAGGCTGTACACTGCCGTCTACGGCCTCCTCACGGCGGCCGAGTCGAGGCCCGTGGAGATAAAGCCCCTCTTCCACTTCTACCCCGGCACCTCGGCCATGACAATAAGCACGTGGGGCTGTAACTTCCCCTGTGCCTGGTGCCAGAATTGGCAACTCAGCAAGGCCGCGAGCCTCACGGGGACATACGCGCCGCCCGAGAAGATCGTGGAGTGGGCCTTGGAGAACGGCGACTCCGGCGTCAACGTGAGCTTCAACGAGCCGACGCTCCTCGCAGAATACGCGGAGGACCTCTTCAGGCTGGCGCGCGCCAGAGGCCTACACGCGTCTATAAACACCAACGGGTACCTCTCGGAGGAAGCCGTCGAGAGGCTGGCAAAGGCCGGGATGGAGGCCATGAACGTGGACATAAAAGGCGGCCGGAGCACCTACAGGAGGTGGCTAGCCGCCGAGCTGGACAAAGTGCTGGCGACCTCGCGCCTCGCCAAGAGCCTCGGCGTCCATCTGGAGTTCACCTACCTGGTGATACCCGGCGTAAACGACGGCGACGCCGAGGAGGTGATAGACGCGGTCGCCTCGTTCGGCAGAGATACGCCCCTGCACGTGACGGCGTACTATCCGGCGCATAGGCTGAACAACCCTCCGACCCCGCCGGAGATGGTGGAGGAGATATGGCGTAGAGCCCGGCGGGAGCTCGACTACGTATACGTGGGCAATCTGCCCGGCCATCCAGGACAACACACGTACTGCCCCAACTGCGGATATCCGGTCATTAAACGCGCCGGCGATAGGGCCGTCAGAATAGAGCTAAGAGATGGGAAGTGCCCCAGATGCGGCCGCGAGATACCCATCCGCGGTAGGCCGGGGCGATACGGCAGGCTATATAGAGCATACATATGA
- a CDS encoding CBS domain-containing protein gives MKALELARKVALLSFGDRLRDAAAAVLRDGVCAAVVDGDHVIGLLTESDIVEAVARGVSADAPVVEAVDKPPLLVEGHEPLWRVAEAMMAAGTAVAAVTVGGRFVGVISAADMADAEGQLAEAARFSELVGSFAPPA, from the coding sequence GTGAAAGCCCTTGAATTAGCCAGAAAAGTCGCTCTCCTCTCGTTCGGGGATAGGCTACGCGACGCCGCAGCGGCCGTGCTTCGAGACGGCGTCTGCGCCGCCGTTGTTGACGGAGACCACGTCATAGGTCTGTTGACCGAGAGCGATATCGTCGAGGCGGTTGCCCGCGGCGTCTCCGCCGACGCGCCTGTCGTCGAGGCTGTAGACAAGCCGCCTTTGTTGGTCGAGGGGCATGAGCCTTTATGGAGAGTCGCCGAGGCCATGATGGCGGCCGGGACGGCGGTGGCGGCCGTGACTGTCGGCGGCAGATTCGTCGGCGTTATCTCGGCCGCGGATATGGCCGACGCCGAGGGCCAGCTGGCGGAGGCCGCGCGGTTCTCGGAGCTAGTGGGCTCGTTCGCCCCGCCCGCCTAG
- a CDS encoding aminoacyl-tRNA deacylase, with amino-acid sequence MRSYKAQLLGVEVEVLEFDEGVETVERASKASGAPPDAIVKTLLVKAGGDYVVVLARGNVRVDMEALSRALGAPATMAKAREVREVLGVEPGAVTPLSERVKALRVVADPGILEHEYVLAGGGAVNRLIRVRTADLVNALRPTFLEVFR; translated from the coding sequence ATGAGGAGCTACAAGGCGCAGCTCTTGGGAGTAGAGGTGGAGGTATTGGAGTTCGACGAAGGCGTAGAGACCGTGGAGAGGGCCTCCAAGGCCAGCGGGGCTCCTCCCGACGCCATAGTGAAGACGCTGTTGGTTAAGGCCGGCGGGGATTACGTCGTCGTGCTGGCGAGAGGCAACGTGAGGGTGGACATGGAGGCCCTCTCCAGAGCTTTGGGGGCGCCGGCAACCATGGCCAAGGCCAGAGAAGTGAGGGAGGTGTTGGGGGTCGAGCCCGGCGCGGTGACCCCCCTCAGCGAGAGGGTGAAGGCGCTTAGGGTCGTGGCGGATCCCGGCATACTCGAACACGAGTACGTGCTCGCCGGCGGAGGCGCCGTGAATAGGCTAATAAGGGTAAGGACTGCCGACTTGGTCAACGCGTTGAGGCCCACCTTTCTCGAGGTGTTCAGGTAG
- a CDS encoding YeeE/YedE thiosulfate transporter family protein, translated as MANIQDPQYLKDMRTLHLTAWLLLLLSLAMLFGGIYMQVVLHQTKAPLWLGIVAALPLAIPLELWNFSDPDTLFRVMALQDRFLIACFGFAIGLGAILLYGLNLFTAPNFGLKAFFVGGVVLGGLIFGVGVGLAGYFPGTVWIALGQGRRDALYAVLGGLLGAFTWSVIFGWVKPYLWDALNFGTITWPQLFGIPFSDKAAMFASAVIFGIIMFLVFLFLPRFPKQPVRQACGFHLAGKGGAVRYEDVIREEKAKYPRQNKYLVELINESSIRNARYVVVLGLAFTIEAVAVIILRQIFGESTTYSWIGAQLSYMVNPYWAASNPYFQLFGGMHIVNGVPVDKPFSEIGWEPITDLSTFLGGLISSVFISRRFMGFKRQIPRIWAHRFGESEAKRFLGSFFGAFLVLFGARMANGCASGHILSGNIQMAVSSFVFMLAVMAGAVITLRYVMRLRINSWGYAE; from the coding sequence ATGGCAAATATACAAGATCCCCAATATCTGAAGGACATGCGGACTCTACACCTCACCGCGTGGTTGTTGCTGCTCCTCTCTCTCGCCATGCTTTTCGGCGGCATTTACATGCAAGTCGTGCTCCACCAGACGAAGGCCCCGCTGTGGCTCGGCATAGTGGCGGCTCTGCCTCTGGCCATACCTCTAGAGCTCTGGAACTTCTCGGACCCGGACACGCTGTTTAGGGTCATGGCGCTTCAGGACAGGTTCTTGATAGCGTGTTTCGGCTTCGCGATAGGCCTCGGAGCCATACTCCTGTACGGCCTAAACCTATTCACCGCGCCGAACTTCGGCTTGAAGGCCTTCTTCGTGGGCGGCGTGGTGTTGGGCGGCTTGATATTCGGCGTTGGCGTCGGGCTCGCCGGCTACTTCCCCGGCACCGTGTGGATAGCGCTGGGGCAGGGCAGGAGGGACGCGCTGTACGCCGTGTTGGGAGGCTTGCTGGGGGCCTTCACGTGGTCGGTCATATTCGGCTGGGTTAAGCCGTATCTCTGGGACGCGCTGAACTTCGGCACTATAACTTGGCCCCAGCTGTTCGGGATACCGTTCAGCGACAAGGCCGCCATGTTCGCCAGCGCGGTGATCTTCGGCATAATCATGTTCCTGGTATTTCTCTTCCTGCCGCGCTTCCCCAAACAGCCGGTTAGACAAGCCTGCGGGTTCCATCTGGCGGGGAAGGGCGGCGCCGTTAGGTACGAGGACGTCATAAGGGAGGAGAAGGCCAAGTACCCAAGGCAGAACAAGTACCTTGTCGAGCTGATAAACGAGAGCAGTATCAGGAACGCGAGGTACGTCGTCGTGTTGGGCCTCGCCTTCACCATAGAGGCAGTCGCCGTCATAATACTCCGCCAGATTTTCGGCGAGTCGACCACCTACTCCTGGATAGGGGCCCAGCTGTCGTATATGGTCAACCCCTATTGGGCCGCCTCCAATCCCTACTTCCAGCTGTTCGGCGGAATGCACATCGTGAACGGAGTGCCGGTGGACAAGCCGTTCAGCGAGATAGGCTGGGAGCCCATCACCGATCTGAGCACGTTCCTCGGCGGATTGATATCGTCGGTGTTCATATCGAGGAGATTCATGGGCTTCAAGAGGCAGATACCCAGGATCTGGGCCCACAGATTCGGCGAGTCTGAGGCCAAGAGGTTTCTCGGCTCCTTCTTCGGCGCATTTCTAGTCCTCTTCGGCGCTAGGATGGCCAACGGATGCGCCAGCGGGCACATACTCAGCGGCAATATCCAGATGGCCGTCTCCAGCTTCGTGTTCATGCTGGCCGTTATGGCCGGGGCGGTGATCACGCTCAGATACGTAATGCGCCTGAGGATAAACTCCTGGGGCTACGCCGAATAG
- a CDS encoding TatD family hydrolase, with translation MLVDCHCHCHEFGDEELAKFAGIKLVAVSDDVRSSERTLELARRFGVVPCLGIHPWNVGKAKPEDLSEALRLIERSEAPCIGEVGLDKRFVPETYDKQREFFSEFLRLAREYDLVVNVHAPDAWADAVEALRKADVDRALIHWYTGPLNLLEEIAQYGFYISINPAVKIQKKHRDVAEAAKPDMVVLESDGPYEYRGLRLEPPMVRETLKTLAEIWRTTPEEAEEKLYLNAARLFKL, from the coding sequence ATGCTGGTCGACTGCCACTGCCACTGCCACGAGTTCGGCGACGAGGAGCTGGCCAAGTTCGCCGGGATTAAGCTCGTCGCTGTGTCCGACGACGTGAGGAGCTCCGAGAGGACTCTGGAGCTGGCGAGGAGGTTCGGCGTCGTGCCGTGTCTGGGGATCCACCCCTGGAACGTCGGCAAGGCGAAGCCCGAGGACCTCTCGGAGGCGTTGCGGCTGATAGAGAGGAGCGAGGCGCCGTGTATAGGCGAGGTGGGCCTCGACAAGAGGTTCGTGCCCGAGACCTACGACAAACAGAGGGAGTTCTTCTCCGAGTTCCTCCGCCTGGCCAGAGAGTACGACTTGGTCGTGAACGTCCACGCGCCCGACGCCTGGGCCGACGCGGTCGAGGCGTTGAGGAAAGCCGACGTCGACAGAGCCCTCATCCACTGGTACACAGGTCCTCTGAACCTCCTGGAGGAGATAGCCCAGTACGGCTTTTACATCTCGATAAATCCAGCCGTCAAGATACAGAAAAAGCACAGAGACGTCGCCGAGGCGGCGAAGCCCGACATGGTGGTCCTCGAGAGCGACGGGCCTTACGAGTACAGGGGGCTGAGGCTGGAGCCCCCCATGGTTAGGGAAACCCTCAAGACCCTCGCCGAGATATGGAGGACGACGCCGGAGGAGGCCGAGGAGAAGCTCTATCTAAACGCGGCTAGGCTCTTCAAGCTGTGA
- a CDS encoding N-acetylglucosamine kinase — translation MLIIGVDAGGTKTEAVLLREEGAVSFAYAGPSNPASVGLETACRNIGKAIEGLGTVKPDAVGLGIAGLVDERLAGSLKKCLGLEDAVFVEDVEAAHVSAFLFGDGVVGILGTGSSFLGVKGGVKVRLGGWGHLLGDEGGAYYLGREAVRRALREIEGLDSPSCFAEDVLKHYGVKNTGELLYVIYSSENPRGKIAEYAPRVFALAETCAEAQELLRRAAAHVAEYIAAALRALGPLPVALTGSVYLNNEASLRPLIEGALESLGHRVEIRGPAVRQSCAAALLAARAKGLLSKRLVEAAAATCRFK, via the coding sequence ATGCTTATTATAGGCGTAGACGCCGGCGGCACGAAGACCGAGGCCGTCCTGTTGAGAGAGGAAGGAGCCGTCTCCTTCGCCTATGCGGGCCCCTCGAACCCCGCCTCGGTGGGCCTCGAGACGGCGTGCCGCAATATAGGGAAAGCCATCGAAGGCCTGGGGACCGTAAAGCCCGACGCGGTGGGGCTGGGCATAGCGGGCCTCGTCGACGAGAGGCTCGCCGGCTCTCTCAAGAAGTGCCTAGGGCTGGAGGACGCGGTGTTTGTCGAGGACGTGGAGGCGGCCCACGTGTCGGCGTTTCTCTTCGGCGACGGCGTGGTCGGGATCTTGGGGACGGGCAGTAGCTTCCTCGGCGTCAAGGGCGGGGTCAAGGTCAGGTTGGGGGGATGGGGGCATCTGCTCGGCGACGAGGGAGGCGCCTACTATCTGGGCAGAGAGGCCGTGAGGAGGGCGTTGAGGGAGATCGAGGGGCTGGACAGCCCCAGCTGCTTCGCCGAGGACGTCCTCAAGCACTACGGGGTCAAGAACACGGGCGAGCTTCTATACGTTATATACTCGTCGGAGAACCCGCGGGGGAAAATAGCGGAGTACGCGCCTAGGGTGTTCGCCTTGGCCGAGACCTGCGCCGAGGCCCAGGAGCTGTTGAGGCGGGCCGCGGCCCACGTGGCCGAGTACATAGCGGCGGCCCTCCGCGCCCTCGGCCCCCTCCCCGTGGCGCTCACGGGCTCTGTCTACCTCAACAACGAGGCGTCGCTGAGGCCGCTCATAGAGGGCGCTCTGGAGTCGTTGGGGCACCGCGTGGAGATAAGAGGCCCGGCCGTGAGGCAGAGCTGCGCCGCCGCGTTGTTGGCGGCGAGGGCTAAGGGCTTGTTGAGCAAGCGCCTCGTGGAGGCCGCCGCGGCGACGTGTCGTTTTAAATAG
- a CDS encoding metallophosphoesterase family protein, with product MDLRQLFADARRKFEEGGLVLDVEEDKLVIVGDLHGDKETLDLVLKRWDGGRFLFLGDYVDRGNKGLEVLTTVVKLYLEGKAYVLRGNHESPLMNEDGGFMDELCLYKRIPNCGELYGDIERMFAVMPVAARINGAVLAVHGGIPLKEPSMEPASIAELAKPSGDLVLPEDPLIYQALWNDPCDCEAHAPSPRGPGIWLYGRGPTERFLKEEGLKAIVRGHLYVSAGYVSHHGVVHTVFTSRAGPYKAVRPKVAVLDGGVLQIYDLLSNEAIRRVEI from the coding sequence GTGGATTTGAGACAGCTGTTTGCCGACGCTAGGCGTAAGTTCGAGGAGGGGGGTCTGGTCTTGGACGTGGAGGAGGACAAGTTGGTGATAGTCGGCGACCTCCACGGCGATAAGGAGACCTTAGACTTGGTCTTGAAGAGGTGGGATGGCGGGAGGTTCCTCTTTCTGGGCGACTACGTGGATAGGGGGAATAAGGGCCTCGAGGTCTTGACAACCGTGGTCAAGCTGTACCTGGAGGGGAAGGCCTACGTGCTGAGAGGCAACCACGAGTCGCCGTTGATGAACGAGGACGGCGGCTTCATGGACGAGCTCTGTCTGTACAAGAGGATACCGAACTGCGGCGAGCTCTACGGCGATATAGAGAGGATGTTCGCGGTGATGCCCGTGGCGGCTAGGATCAACGGCGCGGTCTTGGCGGTGCACGGCGGGATACCGCTCAAGGAGCCCTCCATGGAGCCCGCGTCCATAGCGGAGCTGGCGAAGCCCAGCGGCGACTTGGTGCTGCCAGAGGACCCCCTCATCTATCAAGCCCTCTGGAACGACCCGTGCGACTGCGAGGCCCACGCCCCGAGCCCCCGCGGGCCCGGCATATGGCTCTACGGCAGAGGCCCGACGGAGAGGTTCCTCAAGGAGGAGGGCCTCAAGGCGATCGTCAGAGGGCATCTATACGTCAGTGCAGGCTACGTGAGCCACCACGGGGTGGTCCACACCGTCTTCACGAGCCGGGCCGGGCCCTATAAGGCCGTGAGGCCCAAGGTGGCCGTGCTCGACGGCGGCGTGCTCCAGATCTATGACTTGTTGAGCAACGAGGCGATCCGCAGAGTCGAGATATAG
- a CDS encoding rhomboid family intramembrane serine protease has product MLDAYMVLYPRARILTPVLLITMVEVPAWAYVGFWFLYQLFYGNLEFITLSQSGVAYFAHTGSFIAGALAALV; this is encoded by the coding sequence GTGCTCGACGCCTACATGGTGCTCTATCCGAGAGCCCGCATCCTAACGCCTGTGCTCTTAATAACCATGGTCGAGGTGCCGGCATGGGCCTACGTCGGGTTCTGGTTTCTCTACCAGCTCTTCTACGGCAACCTGGAGTTCATAACCCTGTCGCAAAGCGGCGTCGCCTACTTCGCCCACACAGGCAGCTTCATCGCAGGAGCTCTAGCGGCGTTAGTATAA
- a CDS encoding isomerizing glutamine--fructose-6-phosphate transaminase produces the protein MGGIFGFYCKEPRSLRDIKTGLKRLVYRGYDGSGAAYLEGGVLKVVKRPGHVDGLELPDVYVAAALGHTRYASRGRVTLENTHPLLDCGRRIAVVVDGVIDGYEALRDELAAAGHKFTSTTDAEVVAHLLEGADPAALAERLSGMFSFAALTADGRLFAVQRGQPLVVAVSGSCSYISSDIASLYGFAEEAYLLPEGAYVELEPGGFKVRPAEGGQQPERKRVKELLYAEKAGFPHFMLKEIYEVPEALLRTKAALMEKYLRLASMIVQGAKNVYVIGNGTSLHAGMVSSYYFADVGTPVDVISAAEFPHYALENVGTGTVILAISQSGETSDVIRSIRAARRQGAVIIGVTNSVSSRLAIESNVYLPITAGPEMAVPATKTFTSTLETLLILAYYVGLHTGKRSQADLKALAERIDGLARALAGSMQSLDKAAEGLADRLAARGAIYVAGSGIVYPVALEGALKLKEAALLHAEGIQLGELLHGPLALASRGLLVAVLRPTDKSAADLYNKALKIASERGADVLTVGPGGDMPAVEADRELAPISYAVSLQLLAYRTGVKVGAPIDTPPGLVKAVTV, from the coding sequence GTGGGCGGCATATTCGGCTTCTACTGCAAGGAGCCGAGGAGCTTGAGGGATATCAAGACCGGTCTGAAGAGGCTCGTCTATAGAGGCTACGACGGAAGCGGCGCGGCCTACCTCGAGGGGGGCGTTCTGAAGGTCGTGAAGCGCCCGGGCCACGTGGATGGGCTGGAGCTCCCCGACGTGTATGTCGCAGCGGCGCTCGGCCACACCCGCTACGCGTCGAGGGGCAGAGTCACTCTGGAGAACACTCACCCCCTCTTGGACTGCGGGCGGAGGATAGCGGTGGTGGTGGACGGGGTGATAGACGGCTACGAGGCGTTGAGGGACGAGCTGGCGGCCGCCGGACATAAATTCACGTCGACCACAGACGCCGAGGTGGTTGCCCATCTGCTCGAGGGGGCGGACCCGGCGGCGTTGGCCGAGCGCCTTTCCGGCATGTTCTCCTTCGCCGCCCTCACGGCCGACGGGAGGCTCTTCGCGGTGCAACGCGGCCAGCCGCTGGTAGTCGCCGTCTCGGGCAGCTGTTCCTACATATCCAGCGATATAGCCAGCCTCTACGGATTCGCCGAGGAGGCCTACCTGTTGCCGGAAGGCGCCTACGTGGAGCTGGAGCCCGGCGGCTTCAAGGTGCGGCCCGCGGAGGGGGGCCAGCAACCCGAGAGGAAGAGGGTGAAGGAGCTCCTATACGCCGAGAAGGCCGGCTTCCCCCACTTCATGCTCAAGGAGATATATGAAGTGCCGGAGGCCCTTCTGAGGACCAAGGCGGCGCTTATGGAGAAGTACCTAAGGCTGGCCTCCATGATAGTCCAGGGCGCCAAGAACGTCTACGTCATAGGCAACGGGACGAGCCTCCACGCAGGGATGGTCTCCTCGTACTACTTCGCCGATGTGGGGACGCCGGTCGACGTGATCAGCGCCGCCGAGTTCCCCCACTACGCCTTGGAGAACGTCGGCACCGGCACGGTGATATTGGCCATAAGCCAAAGCGGCGAGACGTCCGACGTCATAAGGAGCATAAGGGCGGCGAGGCGTCAAGGCGCTGTGATAATCGGCGTCACGAACTCCGTCAGCTCCAGACTCGCCATAGAGTCGAACGTCTATCTGCCCATAACGGCGGGGCCCGAGATGGCCGTGCCCGCCACGAAGACCTTCACGTCTACCCTCGAGACTCTGCTGATATTGGCCTACTACGTAGGCCTCCACACGGGCAAGAGGAGCCAGGCCGACCTAAAGGCGCTCGCCGAAAGGATCGACGGGCTCGCCAGAGCTCTGGCGGGCTCTATGCAGAGCCTCGACAAGGCCGCCGAGGGTCTGGCGGATAGGCTGGCCGCGCGCGGGGCAATCTACGTGGCCGGTAGCGGCATAGTATACCCCGTGGCTCTTGAAGGCGCGTTGAAGCTCAAGGAGGCCGCCTTGCTCCACGCCGAGGGGATCCAGCTCGGTGAGCTCCTGCACGGCCCCCTCGCCCTGGCGTCGCGGGGGCTCCTCGTCGCTGTGTTGAGGCCCACGGACAAATCGGCCGCCGACCTCTACAACAAGGCGTTGAAGATAGCGTCGGAGAGGGGGGCCGACGTCTTGACGGTGGGCCCCGGCGGCGATATGCCGGCCGTTGAGGCGGACAGAGAGCTGGCGCCCATATCGTATGCGGTCTCCCTACAGCTCCTGGCGTATAGGACCGGCGTCAAGGTCGGCGCGCCCATAGACACCCCGCCGGGGTTGGTCAAGGCCGTGACCGTATGA